In Rhizobium sp. WSM4643, the following are encoded in one genomic region:
- a CDS encoding sarcosine oxidase subunit alpha, giving the protein MSGVNRIAGKGRLTPAKTARFSFDGKSYTALEGDTVASALIANGVHLIGRSFKYHRARGILSAGAEEPNALIDVSRDTARKQPNVRATVQEVFDGMIVSSQNRWPSLAFDVGAVNNLMSPFFAAGFYYKTFMWPRAAWKHVYEPLIRRAAGLGVAPTEEDPDHYASRYAHCDVLVVGSGVAGLSAALAAAETGARVILCDEQAEAGGALRYDIGVTIDGQDGHSWAQTAVARLKAMDNVEVLVRTTAFGYYNHNFVGLAERVTDHIAKPSRDLPRERLWQVRAKRVILATGAIERHMVFPNNDRPGIMLASAGRMYLNHYGVAVGTKVGIYTAHDSAYEAAFDLKRSGVSIAAIVDSRQAPGAAVLEEARALGIDVLAGQSVVNTSGRLRISSMTVARNGGGSPRKIAVDALLVSAGWTPSVHLFSQSRGKVAFDAESQRFLPGCYAQDCLSVGACNGTDDLQRTIEESLAAGELMAQATGKSSGEKIAISAEQAYDWTGGMIGAAEGAGPKTNAKAFIDFQHDVCAKDIRLAVREGMHSIEHIKRFTTNGMASDQGKLSNMHGLAIAAEMLGKEIPQVGLTTFRAPYTPVTYGTLVGHSRGELFDPTRKTPLHDWEEAHGAVFEDVGNWKRAWFYPQAGETMHQAVSRECRTAREAAGIFDASTLGKIEVVGPDAAEFLNLIYTNAWDTLKPGKARYGIMTREDGFVYDDGVVGRLADDRFHVTTTTGGAPRVLHHMEDYLQTEFPHLKVWLTSVTEQWAVIAVQGPKAREIVAPLVEGLDLSNEAFSHMSVAECTVCGVPARLFRVSFTGETGFEINVPADYGQSVLEAVWANAEPLGACVYGTETMHVLRAEKGYIIVGQDTDGTVTPDDAGLSWAVSKKKTDFVGIRGLKRPDLVKDGRKQLVGLVTKDPKLVLEEGAQIVASPNEPKPMTMLGHVTSAYWSDNCDRSIAFALVAGGRARIGETLFVPMPDRTIAVEVTDLVFFDKEGGRIHG; this is encoded by the coding sequence ATGAGCGGCGTGAACCGTATCGCCGGCAAGGGGCGCCTGACGCCGGCCAAAACTGCGCGCTTCAGCTTCGACGGCAAGAGCTATACGGCGCTCGAAGGGGATACCGTCGCCTCGGCGCTGATTGCCAATGGCGTGCATCTGATCGGCCGCTCGTTCAAATATCACCGGGCTCGCGGTATTCTGTCGGCGGGAGCCGAGGAGCCGAATGCGCTGATCGACGTTTCCCGCGATACGGCGCGCAAGCAGCCGAACGTACGCGCCACCGTGCAGGAAGTCTTCGACGGCATGATCGTCAGCTCGCAGAACCGCTGGCCCTCGCTTGCCTTCGATGTCGGCGCTGTCAACAATCTGATGTCGCCGTTCTTTGCCGCCGGTTTCTACTACAAGACCTTCATGTGGCCACGCGCCGCCTGGAAACACGTCTACGAACCGCTCATCCGCCGCGCCGCCGGCCTCGGCGTCGCACCGACGGAGGAGGATCCAGACCATTATGCCAGCCGCTATGCCCATTGCGATGTGCTGGTGGTCGGCTCCGGCGTTGCCGGGCTTTCGGCAGCGCTGGCCGCGGCCGAGACCGGTGCCCGGGTGATCCTTTGCGACGAGCAGGCGGAAGCCGGCGGGGCGTTGCGCTACGATATCGGCGTGACGATCGACGGACAGGACGGGCATAGCTGGGCCCAGACGGCAGTGGCGCGGCTGAAGGCGATGGACAATGTCGAAGTGCTGGTCCGCACGACCGCCTTCGGTTACTACAATCACAATTTCGTCGGTCTTGCAGAGCGCGTCACCGATCATATCGCCAAACCTTCCCGCGATCTGCCGCGCGAGCGGTTGTGGCAGGTTCGGGCCAAGCGGGTGATCCTCGCCACCGGCGCGATCGAACGGCACATGGTATTTCCGAACAACGACCGGCCGGGCATCATGCTGGCCTCGGCAGGACGGATGTATCTCAATCATTACGGCGTCGCCGTCGGGACCAAGGTCGGCATCTACACGGCGCATGACTCGGCCTACGAGGCGGCCTTCGATCTGAAACGATCAGGTGTTTCGATCGCCGCCATCGTTGACAGCAGGCAGGCGCCGGGAGCAGCGGTGCTGGAAGAGGCGCGTGCACTCGGCATCGATGTTCTGGCCGGCCAATCGGTCGTCAATACGTCGGGGCGGCTACGGATCTCATCGATGACGGTAGCACGCAACGGTGGCGGTTCGCCGCGCAAGATCGCGGTCGATGCGCTCTTGGTTTCGGCCGGCTGGACGCCGTCCGTGCATTTGTTCTCGCAGTCGCGCGGCAAAGTGGCCTTCGATGCCGAAAGCCAGCGTTTCCTCCCCGGCTGCTATGCCCAGGACTGCCTCTCGGTCGGTGCCTGCAACGGCACCGACGACCTGCAGCGGACGATCGAGGAATCGCTTGCCGCCGGCGAACTGATGGCGCAGGCCACCGGCAAAAGCAGCGGCGAGAAGATCGCAATTTCGGCCGAGCAAGCCTATGACTGGACGGGCGGCATGATCGGCGCCGCCGAAGGCGCGGGACCGAAAACCAACGCCAAGGCCTTCATCGATTTCCAGCACGATGTCTGTGCCAAGGATATCCGCCTTGCCGTGCGCGAGGGCATGCATTCGATCGAGCATATCAAACGTTTCACGACCAACGGCATGGCCTCGGACCAGGGCAAGCTCTCCAACATGCATGGCCTGGCGATTGCCGCCGAGATGCTCGGCAAGGAAATCCCGCAGGTCGGGCTCACCACTTTCCGTGCGCCCTATACGCCGGTCACCTATGGTACGCTGGTCGGCCATTCGCGCGGAGAGCTGTTCGATCCAACACGCAAGACGCCGCTGCACGACTGGGAGGAAGCCCATGGGGCGGTCTTCGAGGATGTCGGCAACTGGAAGCGTGCCTGGTTCTATCCGCAGGCCGGCGAGACCATGCACCAGGCGGTCTCTCGCGAATGCCGGACGGCACGCGAGGCGGCCGGTATCTTCGATGCATCGACGCTCGGCAAGATCGAGGTGGTGGGGCCGGATGCAGCGGAATTCCTCAATCTCATCTACACCAATGCCTGGGACACGCTGAAGCCCGGCAAGGCCCGCTACGGCATCATGACCCGCGAAGATGGTTTCGTTTATGACGACGGCGTTGTCGGACGCCTGGCGGACGACCGTTTCCATGTGACGACGACGACCGGCGGCGCGCCGCGCGTTCTCCACCACATGGAAGATTACCTGCAGACGGAATTCCCGCATCTGAAGGTCTGGTTGACCTCGGTAACCGAACAATGGGCTGTCATCGCCGTGCAGGGGCCGAAGGCGCGTGAGATCGTCGCGCCGCTGGTCGAAGGGCTCGATCTTTCGAACGAGGCTTTCTCGCATATGAGCGTTGCCGAGTGCACGGTCTGCGGGGTACCGGCGCGCCTCTTCCGTGTCTCTTTCACCGGCGAAACCGGCTTCGAAATCAACGTGCCGGCCGATTACGGCCAGTCGGTGCTCGAAGCGGTCTGGGCCAACGCCGAACCGCTCGGCGCCTGCGTCTACGGCACGGAGACGATGCACGTTCTTCGCGCCGAGAAGGGCTACATCATCGTCGGACAGGATACGGATGGGACCGTGACACCCGATGACGCCGGACTTTCCTGGGCGGTTTCGAAGAAAAAGACGGATTTCGTCGGCATTCGCGGGTTGAAACGGCCGGATCTTGTCAAGGACGGGCGCAAGCAGCTCGTCGGCCTCGTCACCAAGGACCCGAAGCTGGTGCTGGAAGAAGGCGCGCAGATCGTCGCGAGCCCGAACGAGCCGAAGCCGATGACCATGCTCGGCCACGTCACATCAGCCTATTGGTCGGACAATTGCGACAGGTCGATCGCCTTCGCGCTGGTCGCCGGCGGCAGGGCGCGGATAGGCGAGACACTCTTTGTGCCGATGCCGGACCGGACGATCGCCGTCGAAGTGACGGATCTGGTATTCTTTGACAAGGAAGGTGGCCGCATCCATGGCTGA
- a CDS encoding MaoC family dehydratase: MVTEISLSDVRGLIGMETGLSDWITVDQSMIDAFAAATDDHQFIHVDPARAAAESPFGGTIAHGFLTLSLLSTMNYNCLPKVREQTMGINYGFERVRFMTPVKSGARVRGRFLLSDARFRGAGMLMTTYDVTIEIENEKKPALTAKWITIIQFDPKDRPEDV; the protein is encoded by the coding sequence ATGGTCACGGAAATTTCACTCTCCGACGTGCGGGGATTGATCGGCATGGAAACGGGCCTATCGGATTGGATCACCGTCGACCAGTCGATGATCGACGCTTTCGCGGCGGCGACTGACGACCATCAATTCATCCACGTTGATCCCGCGCGCGCGGCCGCCGAGAGCCCCTTCGGCGGCACCATCGCCCACGGCTTCCTGACACTGTCTCTGCTGTCGACGATGAACTACAACTGCCTGCCGAAAGTGCGCGAGCAGACCATGGGCATCAACTACGGCTTCGAGCGCGTCCGCTTCATGACGCCGGTGAAGAGTGGCGCCCGCGTCCGCGGCCGCTTCCTGCTCTCCGACGCCCGCTTCCGCGGCGCCGGCATGCTGATGACCACTTATGATGTCACAATCGAGATCGAAAACGAGAAGAAGCCGGCGTTGACGGCAAAATGGATCACTATCATCCAATTCGACCCGAAGGACCGTCCTGAGGACGTTTGA
- a CDS encoding CHASE2 domain-containing protein — MTRAQQIGVVLGLAIVTALTILRASDPGIFKLIRGVTFDEYQRLVPRTFEPMPVRVIDIDEASLHEFGQWPWPRDRMALLVNRLSEMGASAIAFDILFAEPDRLSPRNVVREVAGIDPALAEKLPDNDEIFARSIAEKPVILGFGLSNEGNYRPPVKAGFAFTGESPVSAPPYLGASTPLRPQLETNAAGLGHISLNPGNPSPVVRAVPLFLTDGEQLYPNLAIEALRVAQGASTYVLSGAPDRAGIMTSVKIGDFVVPLTAAGELWLYVTPDRAERYISARQVLAAEGVSPDVAAAIDGSIVFVGTSAAGLQDIRVTALGENVPGVSLHAQAVEQILSGRFLSRPDWADGLEILMIAVLGCLLVGVTTFVSPAVALACGLLITAMALVASWLSFLYAGLLLDPLAPIISGSITHFASTSFRILVIDRERREVRRAFGHYLSPSLLHRIEHSRDALRLGGDDRELTVMFVDVRSFTEISERLAPTAVVAFLNTLLDALSRHVVANEGTLDKFIGDSIMAFWNAPVDVADHETKAVRAALAMRETLAELNAGDAFGFGSGQEVGIGIGIHTGLACVGNMGAKTRFNYSAVGDAVNIAARLESCCKEVGFDILISDSTARSVQGMALIEAGAIPLKGKSSRTQILAVVGDERVAASAEFAALAVVHEQLTQALHSHSKNTRKLIGTAKLRAAKVIGGLAEFYRRISGRSDHFREVPDGFEKSVAD, encoded by the coding sequence ATGACGCGCGCGCAGCAAATCGGTGTCGTTCTCGGCCTGGCGATCGTGACTGCGCTGACGATCCTTCGAGCAAGTGATCCCGGGATCTTCAAGTTGATCCGCGGCGTGACCTTCGACGAGTATCAGCGGCTGGTTCCCAGAACCTTCGAGCCAATGCCGGTCCGCGTGATCGACATCGACGAGGCCTCGCTGCACGAATTCGGCCAATGGCCCTGGCCGCGCGACCGGATGGCCTTGCTGGTGAACCGGCTTTCGGAGATGGGCGCCTCGGCCATCGCCTTCGATATTCTTTTCGCCGAGCCGGACCGGCTGTCACCGCGCAACGTTGTCCGCGAGGTCGCGGGGATAGACCCTGCGCTTGCCGAGAAACTGCCCGACAACGACGAGATATTCGCTCGATCGATTGCCGAAAAACCCGTCATACTCGGCTTCGGCCTTTCCAATGAAGGCAATTACCGGCCGCCGGTGAAGGCGGGCTTTGCCTTTACAGGCGAAAGCCCGGTTTCGGCTCCGCCCTATCTCGGTGCCTCGACGCCGCTGCGGCCGCAATTGGAGACCAACGCGGCGGGACTCGGCCACATCAGCCTCAATCCCGGCAATCCCTCGCCGGTGGTACGGGCGGTCCCTCTGTTCCTGACCGACGGTGAGCAGCTCTATCCGAATCTCGCGATCGAGGCGCTGCGTGTCGCACAAGGGGCATCGACTTATGTGCTATCAGGCGCGCCCGATCGCGCCGGCATCATGACATCGGTAAAGATCGGGGATTTCGTCGTGCCGCTAACCGCGGCGGGCGAGCTCTGGCTCTATGTCACCCCCGACCGGGCGGAGCGTTATATATCCGCCAGGCAGGTGCTTGCGGCCGAAGGGGTCTCTCCAGATGTCGCCGCCGCCATCGATGGCAGCATCGTCTTCGTCGGGACATCGGCGGCCGGCCTGCAGGACATCCGCGTCACCGCGCTCGGCGAGAACGTTCCAGGCGTTTCGCTGCATGCACAGGCCGTCGAGCAGATCCTCTCCGGCCGCTTTCTCTCGCGGCCCGACTGGGCGGACGGTCTGGAAATCCTGATGATCGCCGTGCTTGGATGCCTGCTCGTCGGGGTGACGACCTTCGTCAGTCCCGCCGTCGCGCTGGCCTGCGGCCTGCTGATCACGGCCATGGCGCTGGTGGCGTCTTGGCTTTCGTTTCTTTATGCGGGGCTTCTCCTCGATCCGCTGGCTCCGATCATCAGCGGGTCGATCACCCATTTCGCCTCGACCTCGTTCCGGATCCTGGTAATCGATAGAGAGCGGCGCGAGGTGCGGCGTGCCTTCGGGCATTATCTTTCCCCGTCGCTGCTCCATCGCATCGAGCATTCCCGCGACGCGTTGCGCCTCGGCGGAGACGATCGCGAGCTGACGGTCATGTTCGTCGATGTCAGGAGCTTCACCGAGATCAGCGAGCGGCTGGCGCCGACTGCCGTGGTCGCATTCCTGAATACGTTGCTCGATGCGCTGAGCCGCCATGTAGTAGCCAATGAAGGCACGCTCGACAAGTTTATCGGCGATTCGATCATGGCGTTCTGGAATGCACCCGTCGATGTGGCGGATCATGAAACCAAGGCCGTTCGCGCAGCGCTCGCCATGCGCGAAACGCTGGCCGAACTGAACGCCGGCGACGCTTTCGGCTTCGGATCCGGACAAGAGGTCGGGATCGGCATTGGCATCCATACCGGCCTTGCCTGCGTCGGCAATATGGGCGCCAAGACGCGCTTCAACTATTCGGCCGTCGGCGATGCCGTCAACATTGCGGCGCGGCTGGAATCATGCTGCAAAGAGGTCGGTTTCGATATTCTGATATCAGACAGCACGGCGAGATCGGTGCAGGGAATGGCGCTGATCGAGGCCGGCGCCATTCCGCTCAAGGGGAAGAGCAGCCGAACGCAGATTCTCGCCGTCGTCGGCGACGAACGCGTTGCAGCCTCTGCGGAGTTCGCCGCGCTTGCGGTCGTTCACGAGCAGCTGACGCAGGCGCTGCATTCGCATTCGAAAAACACGCGCAAGCTTATCGGCACGGCAAAGCTCAGGGCGGCGAAAGTGATCGGCGGTCTGGCGGAATTCTACCGGCGGATATCCGGCAGAAGCGATCACTTCCGCGAGGTGCCTGATGGATTCGAGAAGAGCGTCGCCGATTAA
- a CDS encoding adenylate/guanylate cyclase domain-containing protein, with the protein MKVAVISESAPRRSGYWLIIVVLAMLAGLPLAVWLDISDLSGNTLRRQAGDMSSLISSIRSYYSTNVVGRVLAAHASGATEGTVVSHNYANISGAIPLPATLSLELGDVIKEQQANITYRFVSDLPFRSRASHELDDFEKKALAALRANPQQTLNELTRVGLTDTLRFITPVVMGQACVACHNTHPESPKTDWKVGDVRGIQEVIIRQPYASNVFAFKYLLCYFLFVAVIGISFIVLQRQQTRAIHSANQDLEAANEFLASVSMKISRYLSPQIYKSIFSGQKDVVVHTERKRLTIFFSDIKDFTATTERLQPEALTEMLNEYLTEMSNIALEHGGTVDKFIGDAMLVFFGDPDTRGPEEDAKACLRMAVDMQRRLGELKDRWRRNGTEEPFVVRMGVNSGYCNVGNFGSNDRMDYTIIGAEANLAARLQSIAQGGEIVISYETYALVNEIVDAHPLPPITMKGIQREIVPYAVDGLTLGADHKSRVLSEHLSGLDLHLDMSRLEPADRLRVRTALKEAIAALDETLPETAGS; encoded by the coding sequence GTGAAGGTCGCCGTGATTTCCGAATCCGCCCCACGCCGAAGCGGCTACTGGCTGATTATCGTCGTGCTGGCAATGCTCGCCGGGCTGCCGCTTGCCGTCTGGCTTGATATCAGCGATCTCTCGGGCAACACCCTACGGCGCCAGGCCGGTGACATGAGCTCGCTGATATCGAGCATCCGCTCCTATTATTCCACGAATGTCGTGGGGCGCGTTCTCGCCGCCCATGCCAGCGGCGCGACCGAGGGCACGGTGGTCTCCCACAACTATGCGAATATATCAGGCGCCATCCCGCTGCCGGCCACGCTTTCCCTGGAGCTCGGCGACGTCATCAAGGAGCAGCAGGCCAATATCACCTATCGTTTCGTCTCCGACCTGCCGTTCAGAAGCCGCGCGTCCCACGAGCTCGACGACTTCGAGAAAAAAGCGCTCGCCGCGTTGCGCGCCAATCCGCAGCAGACCCTGAACGAGCTCACCCGCGTCGGATTGACCGATACCTTGCGGTTCATCACCCCCGTCGTTATGGGCCAGGCCTGTGTTGCCTGCCATAATACCCACCCCGAAAGCCCGAAGACCGATTGGAAGGTGGGCGACGTGCGCGGCATTCAGGAAGTCATCATCAGGCAGCCCTACGCTAGCAACGTCTTCGCCTTCAAATACCTGCTCTGCTATTTTCTTTTCGTCGCCGTCATCGGCATCAGCTTCATTGTGCTCCAGCGGCAGCAGACGCGCGCGATCCACAGCGCCAACCAAGATCTGGAAGCGGCGAACGAATTCCTCGCCAGCGTTTCGATGAAGATTTCGCGCTATCTCTCGCCGCAGATCTACAAGAGCATCTTCTCCGGCCAGAAGGACGTGGTGGTCCATACAGAGCGCAAGCGCCTGACGATTTTCTTCTCCGACATCAAGGACTTCACGGCGACGACCGAGCGCCTGCAACCGGAAGCCCTGACGGAGATGCTCAACGAATATCTGACCGAGATGTCGAACATTGCCCTGGAGCATGGCGGCACGGTGGACAAGTTCATCGGCGACGCGATGCTGGTCTTCTTCGGCGATCCCGACACCAGAGGCCCCGAAGAGGATGCGAAAGCATGTCTGCGCATGGCCGTCGACATGCAGCGCCGTCTCGGCGAACTCAAGGACAGATGGCGCAGAAACGGCACCGAAGAGCCTTTCGTCGTCCGCATGGGTGTAAACAGCGGCTATTGCAACGTCGGCAATTTCGGCAGCAACGACCGCATGGACTACACGATCATCGGGGCGGAGGCCAATCTCGCAGCCCGGCTGCAATCGATCGCCCAGGGAGGAGAGATCGTCATCAGCTACGAAACCTACGCGCTGGTGAACGAAATCGTCGACGCCCATCCCCTGCCGCCGATCACCATGAAGGGCATACAGCGCGAGATCGTGCCCTATGCGGTGGATGGGTTGACGCTCGGTGCGGACCACAAAAGCCGAGTTCTCAGCGAGCACCTCTCGGGCCTTGACCTGCATTTGGATATGAGCCGGCTGGAGCCTGCCGATCGCCTCCGAGTGAGGACGGCTCTCAAGGAGGCGATCGCCGCGCTGGACGAAACCCTGCCCGAAACCGCCGGATCGTGA
- a CDS encoding VOC family protein, giving the protein MLHHASLGVSDIERSAAFYDAALAALGYIRVWDDIRPGETGQAIGYGNPGGGDKLAIKHRPDGQRPPGPGFHLAFAAPSRQAVDRFYAAAIAHGGSDNGPPGLRSHYGEHYYAAFVIDPDGHALEAVFNSAE; this is encoded by the coding sequence ATGCTGCACCATGCCTCCCTCGGCGTTTCCGACATCGAACGGTCGGCGGCGTTTTACGATGCCGCCCTTGCGGCGCTCGGTTATATCAGGGTCTGGGACGATATCAGGCCGGGGGAAACAGGGCAGGCAATCGGCTACGGCAATCCCGGCGGCGGGGACAAATTGGCGATCAAGCATCGGCCGGATGGCCAGCGGCCGCCCGGTCCGGGCTTTCATCTGGCGTTTGCCGCTCCGAGCCGCCAGGCGGTCGATCGGTTTTATGCGGCAGCAATCGCGCATGGCGGCAGTGATAATGGCCCTCCCGGCCTGCGATCCCATTACGGCGAGCACTATTACGCGGCGTTCGTCATCGATCCCGACGGACATGCTCTCGAAGCCGTGTTCAATTCGGCCGAGTAG
- a CDS encoding sarcosine oxidase subunit gamma has protein sequence MADVAIRKPALAGRFGGSATVRLTTAPTASRVALRAPAESLAALSAALGLSLPAAPKTSGRAGARSALWLGPDEWLVIDENGTDLMAAFSSAGALHSATDVSHRNIGIIVSGPGAEATLSAGCPQDLSLASFPVGAASRTILGKAEIVLLRTEEDTFRVECWRSFSDYVFGLLNEAAEDAGH, from the coding sequence ATGGCTGATGTCGCAATTCGCAAGCCGGCGCTTGCCGGCCGTTTCGGTGGCTCCGCAACGGTGCGGCTGACGACCGCACCCACTGCCAGCCGGGTGGCGCTACGTGCGCCGGCAGAATCGCTCGCAGCACTTTCCGCTGCTCTCGGCCTGTCTCTGCCGGCCGCCCCGAAAACATCCGGCCGGGCCGGCGCCCGATCGGCGCTCTGGCTCGGGCCGGACGAATGGCTGGTGATCGACGAGAATGGCACCGACCTGATGGCGGCATTTTCCAGTGCCGGTGCGCTGCATTCGGCGACCGACGTGTCCCACCGCAATATCGGGATCATCGTCTCGGGACCGGGTGCGGAGGCGACGCTTTCGGCTGGTTGCCCGCAGGATCTGTCGCTTGCTTCCTTCCCGGTCGGAGCCGCATCGCGTACGATCCTCGGCAAGGCGGAGATCGTGCTTTTGCGTACGGAAGAAGACACGTTCCGGGTGGAGTGCTGGCGGTCGTTTTCGGATTATGTCTTCGGGCTGTTGAACGAGGCGGCTGAAGACGCGGGGCACTGA
- a CDS encoding sarcosine oxidase subunit beta family protein: protein MRKYSVFAVAREALRGHRGWEKQWTSPEPRAEYDVVIIGAGGHGLGAAYYLAKEHGITNVAVIEKGWLGGGNTGRNTTIIRSNYLYEESMHIYEHSMKLWEGLSQELNYNVMYSPRGVMMLSHNIHDQQSFKRHIHANRLYGIDNEWLTPEQAKAYCPPLDISASARYPINGAALQRRGGTARHDAVAWGYARAASDRGAHIIQNCEVTGIRRGADGRVTGVETSRGFIGARKVAVSAAGHTTTVMQMAGVRVPLQSSPLQALVSEPLKPIFPCVVMSNTVHAYISQSDKGELVIGAGTDQYNSYSQTGGLQIITHTLDAICELFPMFRRVKMMRQWGGIVDNTPDRSAIQSKTPVPGLYVNCGWGTGGFKATPGSANLFAHLIARDEPHKFNAGLTLERFRSGRLIDEAAAAAVAH from the coding sequence ATGCGGAAATATTCGGTTTTTGCCGTGGCACGGGAGGCCCTTCGCGGCCACAGGGGCTGGGAGAAGCAGTGGACGTCACCGGAGCCGCGCGCCGAATACGACGTCGTCATCATCGGCGCCGGCGGCCACGGGCTGGGTGCTGCCTACTATCTCGCCAAGGAGCACGGCATCACCAATGTGGCGGTGATCGAGAAGGGCTGGCTCGGCGGCGGCAATACCGGGCGCAACACGACCATCATCCGCTCGAACTATCTCTACGAAGAGAGCATGCACATCTACGAGCATTCGATGAAGCTCTGGGAGGGGCTTTCCCAGGAGCTCAACTACAATGTGATGTATTCGCCGCGTGGCGTGATGATGCTCTCGCACAATATTCACGATCAGCAGTCCTTCAAGCGGCATATCCATGCAAACCGGCTCTATGGCATCGACAATGAATGGCTGACGCCGGAACAGGCGAAGGCCTATTGTCCGCCGCTCGATATCTCGGCCAGCGCGCGCTACCCGATCAACGGGGCGGCACTGCAGCGGCGCGGCGGTACGGCGCGGCACGACGCGGTTGCGTGGGGTTATGCGCGGGCCGCCTCAGACCGCGGTGCGCACATCATTCAGAATTGCGAAGTGACCGGCATCCGGCGCGGCGCAGATGGACGGGTGACCGGGGTCGAGACCTCGCGTGGCTTCATCGGCGCCAGGAAGGTGGCGGTGTCGGCAGCCGGCCATACGACCACCGTCATGCAGATGGCTGGCGTGCGCGTGCCGCTGCAATCGAGCCCGCTGCAGGCGCTGGTTTCCGAACCGCTGAAGCCGATCTTTCCCTGCGTCGTCATGTCGAACACGGTGCATGCCTATATCTCCCAGTCCGACAAGGGAGAGCTCGTCATCGGCGCCGGAACCGACCAGTACAATTCCTATTCCCAGACCGGCGGGCTGCAGATCATCACGCACACGCTCGACGCCATCTGCGAACTCTTCCCGATGTTCCGGCGCGTCAAGATGATGCGGCAATGGGGCGGCATCGTCGACAATACGCCGGACCGTTCGGCGATCCAGTCGAAGACGCCGGTTCCCGGGCTCTACGTCAATTGCGGCTGGGGCACCGGCGGCTTCAAGGCGACGCCGGGTTCGGCCAATCTCTTCGCCCATCTGATCGCCCGCGACGAACCGCATAAGTTCAACGCCGGCCTGACGCTGGAACGTTTCCGTAGCGGCCGGCTGATCGACGAGGCTGCTGCGGCGGCGGTGGCGCACTGA
- a CDS encoding sarcosine oxidase subunit delta yields the protein MLLIHCPYCQEERSELEFRGAGDAHIARPADIASISDAEFEAYFFLRDNPKGLIFERWRHIHGCGRFFNAVRDTVSDKFLMTYKAGEPKPVVGAAAEKHAPVETYEALEGEAQ from the coding sequence ATGCTGCTGATCCATTGCCCTTACTGCCAGGAAGAGCGCTCCGAGCTCGAATTCCGCGGCGCGGGTGACGCGCATATTGCGCGGCCCGCAGATATTGCCTCGATCTCGGACGCGGAATTCGAAGCCTATTTCTTTCTGCGCGACAATCCAAAGGGGCTGATATTCGAACGCTGGCGGCACATCCATGGCTGCGGACGTTTCTTCAATGCAGTCCGCGATACGGTAAGCGACAAGTTCCTCATGACCTATAAGGCCGGTGAGCCGAAGCCTGTGGTCGGCGCTGCTGCCGAGAAGCACGCGCCTGTCGAGACTTATGAAGCCCTGGAAGGAGAGGCGCAATGA
- a CDS encoding FecR family protein, whose protein sequence is MWGWRSVSVATLCIALSSAWPAPAAEPVGQAVVIKTEVTGQSGPIEVDTSVHRNERIKTSQSGLGQFLFRDGTKLAVGWGSSVVIDKYVFDDSQSVKKLTIRAAKGTFRWVSGSSNSSAYQILTPAGTIGVRGTAFDFYVGPDGTTAVVLLNGAARFCGPGGCRQLQQRCDCVVAKPNGNMSAARRVDPSIFATLGNERALPFLSGNQRLAGGIGMLGGCNMASVAPERKDRNRPPSPASPVPQRQDPPQKQAEPQKERPTKPDTPHHDEPDKPDKHDGRGRHEHHDQHDDHDYHDQGHHRDHDHDRDRDRDGDRNHDRGRNFNRNR, encoded by the coding sequence ATGTGGGGTTGGCGCTCAGTATCAGTCGCGACGCTTTGCATCGCGTTAAGCAGCGCGTGGCCGGCACCCGCCGCCGAGCCGGTCGGCCAGGCTGTCGTCATCAAGACAGAGGTGACGGGACAGAGCGGTCCTATCGAGGTCGACACCAGCGTTCATCGCAACGAGCGCATCAAGACATCGCAATCGGGGCTTGGCCAGTTCCTGTTTCGTGACGGCACAAAGCTCGCCGTCGGCTGGGGTTCGTCGGTCGTCATCGACAAATATGTCTTCGATGATTCCCAATCGGTCAAGAAACTGACCATCAGGGCGGCAAAGGGCACATTTCGCTGGGTCAGCGGCAGTTCCAACTCCTCGGCCTACCAGATCCTGACGCCGGCCGGCACGATTGGCGTACGCGGCACCGCTTTCGATTTCTACGTCGGCCCTGACGGCACGACCGCCGTCGTGCTGCTGAATGGTGCTGCCCGTTTCTGCGGTCCGGGCGGCTGCCGGCAGTTGCAGCAGCGCTGCGATTGCGTGGTGGCCAAGCCGAACGGCAATATGTCGGCGGCGCGCCGGGTCGATCCGAGCATCTTCGCGACGCTCGGAAATGAGCGCGCCCTGCCCTTCCTCTCCGGCAATCAGCGGCTTGCGGGCGGCATCGGCATGCTCGGCGGCTGCAATATGGCCTCCGTCGCGCCGGAAAGAAAGGACAGAAACCGGCCTCCGTCTCCGGCTTCGCCCGTGCCGCAGAGGCAGGATCCGCCGCAGAAACAGGCCGAGCCGCAGAAGGAGCGGCCGACAAAGCCTGACACGCCGCATCACGACGAACCGGATAAACCCGACAAGCATGATGGCCGCGGCCGGCATGAACATCACGATCAGCATGATGATCACGACTATCACGATCAAGGGCATCATCGCGATCACGATCACGATAGAGATCGCGATCGTGATGGGGACAGGAACCACGACAGGGGCCGGAATTTCAATCGCAACCGCTGA